The following nucleotide sequence is from Pseudobdellovibrionaceae bacterium.
CTCGCCAGGCCTGGATAGAATAAGAACTCGGAGTTTGTGGTTTTTTCTTTTTCAACAGGAAGTTGGATTTGTTTCGTCTGCTAACAGTTCTCATTGTTGTTGTAGCCTCGGGAGCTCAAGCCGCTATTCCCGGAAAGGCCAATGAGCAGAAGGTCACCAGCAAAAAGTCGACTTCCGTGATTCATCTCACCACTCCCGTCGAAAACAACCGCAAGGTCACCAGACTGCGGGTCAAAACCAAATCCAAGGCCATTCAGAAGAATACCCGCATTGCCAGCTCCATTTACTCTCCTGTGGACCGCCGGCCCAATTACGATCTGCCCATCACCTACAACAGTAAGGTGCGTTTTTGGATCAACTACTACCAAAAAGGCGGGCAGTCCTGGTTTAAGCGGTGGATGGAACGCTCTTATCGATACCTCCCTCAAATGCAAGCTCATATGAAGGAGAGAGGGATACCTCAAGACCTGGCCTTTGTGGCCATGATTGAAAGTGGGTTTTCTCCACATGCCAAGAGTGACGCCGAGGCCGTCGGTTATTGGCAGTTTATCAAATCCACGGCCAGTAGATACGGACTGCGAATCAATTGGTGGTTAGACGAGCGTCGCGACTTTACCAAGAGTACCCGGGCTGCCGCCTCTTATCTAAATGATCTCTACAAAATGTTTGACTCTTGGTATCTTACGGCCGCGGCCTACAACATGGGCGAAGGCAGATTAAGAAAACTCATTCAGAAGTACAAGACCGACAATTTTTGGGTGCTCTCCAAAAAGAGGGACTTCCCCGAGGAGACACGAGAGTACATTCCAAAACTCTTGGCAGCCATGCTTATCTCCAAGTCTCCTGCCCTCTATGGCTTCCACAAGATGGAACCCAAAGAGCCCTATTCCTATGAATACTTTTCTGTTCCAGGAGGAACCGACCTCTACAGTCTCTCCAAACACCTCAAAGTCCCTCTTGGGTCCCTGAAAAAGCTCAACCCTGAGCTCCTCCACAGTTTTATTCCCAGTTTCGTCAATAGCCATCGCATTCGTATTCCGCGCGGCACCACCACCAAAGTGTCCCAATACGTGCGGCAGCAAATGAAAAAACGCCTCTAGCGCCAATTCAATTCCGGTGATAAAAGACCACTATCAAAGTGAGAGCATCGCATGGATTTAGTTGTCCAAAAATACGGTGGCAGCAGCCTAAAAACTCCTGAGGACATTCGTCGGGTGGCCAAACAGGTGGCGGAGATTCACCATGGCGGAACTCGGGTCATCGTCGTGGTCAGTGCCATGGGTACGGCCACGGATGAACTGGTTCAACTGGCCTACCAGATTAGTCCCAGGCCTAACCGCCGGGAATTGGATATGCTGCTAACTGCTGGCGAGCGGGTAAGTATGGCGCTTATGAGCATGGCTCTCCATGATCTCTACTGTCCGTCGATTAGCTTCACCGGAAGTCAGGCGGGGGTGCTCACCGACACTTCTCACAGCAATGCCCGGATTCAGGAGATCAAACCCATTCGCGTGGAAGAGTCGCTTGAGCAAGGCAAGGTGGTGGTGCTCGCCGGCTTTCAAGGTGTTGATCCGGTTGCTAAAGAGGTAACCACTTTAGGACGAGGTGGGTCGGATACGACGGCTGTGGCCATGGCCGCTCATTTTAAAGCAAAGCGCTGTGAAATCCTAAAAGACGTGGACGGTATTTTCTCGGCAGATCCAAAACTCATACCCCACGCAAAACATTACGGGGTTTTTCCCTTTGCGGCAATTGAGGACGCCTGCTTTTGGGGGGCCAAGGTTCTCCACTTCCGCAGTGTTGAATTGGCCCGCACCCTTAAGGTTCCACTCTACGTGGGCAGCTCCCTGCACCCGGAAAAGGGCACCATCATCCAAGAAGAGGTACCAGAAATGTATGAAAAAGTTATCCCTCTTACAGTGAACTCGCTTAACGAAGTTCATCACTTGTCAGTTCAGTGTGAAAATCCAGCTGAGGGGATGCAGTTGCTGGAAAAAGAACTAAAGCAACATCAGCTCGCCTGGCCACAAATCTTAGCTACTGTCTATGAAGAGGGCCGCCTGAGAATGATGGTCTCCACGAGCGCTGAGCAAATGAAGGCTTTGTTGCAGACGCTGACCAGTTCTGTCTTTAAGTCCATTCGCGAGCCTTTGACGGGCGTAACTCTCACTTGCAGTGGCCTTTATTCCTCAAACCTGCCTGAGCAAATTCTTGGACTATTACAACAGGACGGCTTAGCCCCAGTGAAAACACTCAGCACGGGAACAAGTTTTTCGGTTTTCGTAAAACCTGATGAGAAAGAGCGGACGGTCCGAGCTCTCCACCACTTTATTGAGCAGAACTCTTAGGAGACTTGCTTAGAGTCCCACACTCTTTGGATCGACTCAGAGTGAGGGTGTCATTGCGAATTTTTTTGCTGTCCACTTCAAGACCTGCAATATTGCCGTTCTCGCGAGCAACTACAAGGGGCCCTTTTAAATTTATCACCACACCCTCTTTGCCCTTTTTGGTCAAAAAGAAGGATCCTCCATCGTCCTCAAAAACACATAATCCCTGAGAGGTGGTCAATGGACAGGCAAGATTGACCGAGACCACATCTCCCCAAACTAGGCTCACGCTTAAGACTGAGCTACGAGAGAAGGAATCCTCCAGTTTTAGCTCAAGATTGACAATCTCTTTTGTGTGAGTATCCCGATAAACACCCACGAAGCAGGATTCTGCACTGGCGGCTAATGACCACCCCAACAAACCTGCTATGCCCACTAAGAAGACCTGTTTCATCCCCACCTATTGTCCCGGATAAAAATAGATCACCGAACCATCTTTAATTTGACCGATCACCTTTTCCGCACGACGGGAATCTAAAACCACTGAACCACGACTGCGCCACACAGTACCGACTTTGTCCCCACCTTTCACGACTATGGATCTACGACAGGCCTGGTCGTTCTTGGCGGTTTCCATGCCATGAATGATCAGACCTGTGCCACTATGTCCATAATAGGATCCGCCCGTGACCGCAAAGCCAACGATCGACATATGGGTACCCACTTCGTTCCCAAAATGATGGAGACTGTTAACGAAGCCATCCTGATCCGGGTCCGATTCCCGACCGTGTTGAACAGGAAAGGACCAAGTCTCACCATCACGCAAGCGGAGAATATGAAAGCGTTTATCCAAAGCGCTTTGCGCATAATCAACAATGGTCAGGTATTCTTTGTTTGGTATTCGATCCTGATTTTGCTGCAAAAACTGAAGGGCTCTACGCACCGCCAACTCGGGAAGACCTCGCCTCAGAGCTTTCGAAAGTAATTTCCCTTCATCAAACTTAAGGGCCTTGACAGGTAGCTGAGAGATCCTCGTCTTATCCGCCACACATCTTTCGACCAAGGAATCCATGCTACTGGCGGACCAGGAAACCCGCGGCACGCTGGGTGTGGGAACCTGACCAAAACATGGCTGGACCTGGTTAAGAAGCAGAATTCCAAAAAGGAGGTATTTGCCTTTGTCCATTTCTTTTAATTATCTCAAAATTTGCCAACAATTCCCAGAGAAAGCTGGTTCCGAGCGATTGATCACTCGGCAAAGGTTTAGACACTCAAATCGTCTCTAGAGGCCTGTTTGCTGGCAACCTCCTTGCAAAACTTGGGGGCCGAAAGGTAGGATTGAGTATGACTCTAGGTTACGGTTGTTTGGTTGTTTTCCTGTCACTGTCTTTGGCCCAGATCGCCCGCGCCAATCCCCAGGCTATGGCCAAGGCCAAGCGCATGGGATGCCCTCAAGATATGATTACTAGTGATGGTCGGATCAAGTTTGGTAAATACCTCGATAATGGCGCCAACGGCCGCTGCCTTTACCAGATTCAGCCCAACCAACAAAGTCTCACGACGGCGGTTTTCCAACGACTGGGCATGAGCCCAACCGGTAACAGCAATGTTGGTGAATACCATGCGGCAGCTGAAGTCTTCCATGCCATGGACACCCTAGGCGATGGTCGCTTTGACTTTCACAAGGAGGCCTCTCTCAGATATGAGTCCTACACGACTCGAAAAGACAAAGACGGCAACGAGGTTAAGAAGTATTTTTCGACGTGCAACTATAAGACACTTATCATGCGCAATTCGGGATGCCAGGCGCGGGTGGCGATGGATGATTCTCGCGATTTGTTTAACGGACGCAATAATACGCAACATATTGCCCATGAATGGGGCCACTGTTTGGGTCATTTGAAAAAAAATGGTAGTCGCGTCTATGATCTCTATAAGAAGGCCGTTCCTGATGGTTCCTGCAAACCCACCTGGTACTGCGACAAGAACTACTCAAAAGGCCAATACCGGAATGAGGAGTTTGCCGAAGTCTTTAGCCTTTACCTCACTGACCCTGAACACCTTCATCAGTTCCCTGGTTGCGAAAAGGCCTTTCGCTTTTTTGCTGATTTGTTTGGTGAGAAGATCCCTGCGGCCGGTCCAAAAGCCATCACCTGCGAAAGCCGTGCGGCCTATTTTAACGACGACACCTATCCCGGACGCCCTGATCGGATCATTCGCGGAGGCGACACCTCCACCGGTCGCCTCAACGAGGACAGAACTCTTCCGCCTCGGGACCGGCAAAGAGGGACCAATTAGCGGCCGCGATTGGGACGACAAGTGACAAGGTCTTAGACATTAACTTGTCGTCAGTTTAAGTTGAGATCCAAATTATCGCGCCTACGTGGCTTCCATGTCGACACTCCAATCTCACCTTGTTTCCCCGCTCCGATCGAAAAAATAATCTCGTAATTTCAAGAGGTTATGCGCGGCCCGCAGATTGCTCTTAAATCTCTTTGTCTACTATTTGGTTGGAAAGAAAGAGGGTTGAACTATCGAACACTCAAATCGTCAATTCCCAGGACAGTTAGTTTTCCTGTGGATAAATACTATATTGATAGGGCTCTACAGCTTGGCCGTTCACTCGGCCAACAGTGAACAAGTGAAGCTGCTAGACAAAGAAGACCAATACGCCATCCACCTGCGCGCTAAAGGCGTCAACGGGCGACTTGATCCCACCTTCCGTGGCTACTCCAATGTCCGCTGTACAGGCTTAACGC
It contains:
- a CDS encoding aspartate kinase, which codes for MDLVVQKYGGSSLKTPEDIRRVAKQVAEIHHGGTRVIVVVSAMGTATDELVQLAYQISPRPNRRELDMLLTAGERVSMALMSMALHDLYCPSISFTGSQAGVLTDTSHSNARIQEIKPIRVEESLEQGKVVVLAGFQGVDPVAKEVTTLGRGGSDTTAVAMAAHFKAKRCEILKDVDGIFSADPKLIPHAKHYGVFPFAAIEDACFWGAKVLHFRSVELARTLKVPLYVGSSLHPEKGTIIQEEVPEMYEKVIPLTVNSLNEVHHLSVQCENPAEGMQLLEKELKQHQLAWPQILATVYEEGRLRMMVSTSAEQMKALLQTLTSSVFKSIREPLTGVTLTCSGLYSSNLPEQILGLLQQDGLAPVKTLSTGTSFSVFVKPDEKERTVRALHHFIEQNS
- a CDS encoding murein L,D-transpeptidase catalytic domain family protein, with translation MDKGKYLLFGILLLNQVQPCFGQVPTPSVPRVSWSASSMDSLVERCVADKTRISQLPVKALKFDEGKLLSKALRRGLPELAVRRALQFLQQNQDRIPNKEYLTIVDYAQSALDKRFHILRLRDGETWSFPVQHGRESDPDQDGFVNSLHHFGNEVGTHMSIVGFAVTGGSYYGHSGTGLIIHGMETAKNDQACRRSIVVKGGDKVGTVWRSRGSVVLDSRRAEKVIGQIKDGSVIYFYPGQ
- a CDS encoding lytic transglycosylase domain-containing protein; translation: MFRLLTVLIVVVASGAQAAIPGKANEQKVTSKKSTSVIHLTTPVENNRKVTRLRVKTKSKAIQKNTRIASSIYSPVDRRPNYDLPITYNSKVRFWINYYQKGGQSWFKRWMERSYRYLPQMQAHMKERGIPQDLAFVAMIESGFSPHAKSDAEAVGYWQFIKSTASRYGLRINWWLDERRDFTKSTRAAASYLNDLYKMFDSWYLTAAAYNMGEGRLRKLIQKYKTDNFWVLSKKRDFPEETREYIPKLLAAMLISKSPALYGFHKMEPKEPYSYEYFSVPGGTDLYSLSKHLKVPLGSLKKLNPELLHSFIPSFVNSHRIRIPRGTTTKVSQYVRQQMKKRL